The following proteins come from a genomic window of Terribacillus aidingensis:
- a CDS encoding lamin tail domain-containing protein translates to MKRSYRMAAGLSACLLLMQTVVPASIPAVNAEEKIREEKVSITEVYGSEKQGANGLSFIEVHNGTKEAKSWKDLNIIYTTDQEQKLTVQEQEEQIPADGYAVLALDKEATVEVFNSHFGTELTDAAFTTVTDPYIFTDDEQQLSITDTTTEQTSVSVFHFQDVEQAESIHFANNQETPTILAAPSPGSEKIEQAEQEETVEDSEQESPEEDVKEAPAAEGQESVPASESETKAQEQEEQADAEGKEQPAEETEEQTEKGEQEKAAETDEPAQEEQPEQPALVHEAITNADSSEDLTITASIENGNANSAVLTYVTAPGMIERKVDMTDKGDGNWEAVVPKEVLWSPTFQYSIDVVSGDAPLRFPESGFQSIQVAIAEPDPQTQPPVLITEIVPDSDNISGADAYEFIEVYNNSDQSMDLKDYKLSYQYPDGRQTDWDIDRSVTLEPKGKVVIWIKNGANQSLGLADFNSHYQTDLTEDQIIEINNDGMANGSARTIAFQTDSGAQLAAASYNDSEGIDDTFPNQGITYKASGTAQMKKVGLQLNASPGALIDGQVPAETVKVEKDETAPEISHEPVKTVTIPAPLQIEAAIKEENFIQHVTLYIKKEGTDEFEQYSMQHTGELYKAEIPTAELEAGTLEYYIETSDGFNSSKTDTFKVEVKKPDTDFSVLPSLLVTELVPDSSNVNGADGFEFIEVYNNTTAPVDMQDYDLTYVYPDTRVTAWKPDESPVIQPGETAVFWIINGSNNDLTADDFNNNYSTNLTLGENLFKVQSGGMANGDQRGIGVATKTGSTIAMATYNEVSGVKDTVANMGINFKYPLDGSTNMLKLNAGTILGTPGTVTSDQVPGEPIQVEEDSVAPEVKDLTDKDTINQTEDLQIFAEASDDKAVKRVSVFYRTDDTTDYKRVDLTKNEQTGYYHHTVYTPELIAKDYVEYYVAATDGFNETKTEPKRVSIERDQKESSPRLNVEEGQLISGTYKLKATSDNADQETALLIDGKEVEQTNKALETEAYFAFDVNGINTYFQNAVVQDGEVLRIFDDWIDTYTTITVPVDPDTLKEGKNTISIHAGNKASPFQLESPENRDDFDAKNVRLVLGDGTVLYDPAFADPNQVIDIGDNGNYRPVQDFTFTIQPDKFQANAYEWDTTKTEDGTHTIEAKDGEASDKVSVTVDNTVPVIETAMEDGKSYKGPFTIDASAEDALSGLDRLTAELDGEEIQLPYETSSAALAAGDHQLLLRAVDKAGNEEVRTINFSTPEEQPAAPELIKPEDEAGNVGKNPELEVKVTDPTGDDMDVTFYQGHKYKVSQDSEIKAYKNAADYEPPSDYAPDGEEAFSSEDIDKVADVDDKYLINDSETQFPYHRFEVPVSKDVDEKNVVEVNWSGNSLPGRKVSMYAWNHQEEDWQLIDYKVAGDEDFDLQGSVNVDAFVKDYKINVLIQDEIAIEDEDYDYSFVWMSDTQYYSESYPHIYNEQVNWIAENKDKLNIDYVMHTGDLVNFSDQEYQWEVADKAMQVLDDAGVPYGVLAGNHDVEQKSNDYTDYYRYFGEDRFKDKPWYGGSYKNNRGHYDLISSNGNDYIMVYLGWGIDDEGIAWADEVLKAHPDRKAILNFHEYLLSSGNRHPVGEKLYQELVLDNENVFAVLCGHYHAADMLVDEIDDDGDGVTDRKVYQMLADYQAGPEGGQGYMRILLFDAETDQIKVKTYSPYMDDYNYYDEDEFPGTDEFSIGLELDAQKKRVATNYVEVNVFGTKEIGKAEDVKSGETASVTWDGLTSDHEYAWYAVAEDAHGGKTKSDIWTFTTGGGAPAPGDNGNEPPAENPPGDDGDSGQEDPIIGGGENPPEDTGEKPDGNSQNGNTNLPVNQTQPSGDNTAKNVSPVPADSKKGTPFGGILPDTASQLFNYLLAGAALLLLGGTLYWFNKRRTANK, encoded by the coding sequence ATGAAGCGTTCATATCGAATGGCTGCTGGTCTCAGCGCATGTTTGCTGCTCATGCAGACAGTTGTACCCGCATCCATTCCAGCCGTAAATGCAGAGGAAAAGATTAGGGAAGAAAAGGTTTCTATCACAGAAGTCTACGGCAGCGAGAAACAAGGTGCTAATGGTTTATCTTTTATCGAAGTACATAATGGAACAAAAGAGGCGAAATCCTGGAAGGATCTTAACATCATATACACAACCGACCAGGAGCAAAAACTTACAGTTCAAGAACAAGAGGAGCAAATTCCGGCAGACGGCTATGCAGTACTTGCTCTGGACAAAGAGGCAACCGTCGAAGTTTTCAACAGTCATTTCGGTACGGAATTAACAGACGCAGCATTCACCACCGTGACAGACCCCTACATATTCACAGACGATGAACAGCAGCTTTCCATAACTGATACAACAACCGAGCAGACCTCCGTTTCTGTTTTCCATTTCCAAGACGTGGAGCAGGCAGAAAGTATCCACTTTGCTAATAATCAAGAGACACCCACCATCCTGGCAGCACCATCGCCAGGATCTGAAAAGATAGAGCAAGCTGAACAGGAAGAAACAGTGGAAGACTCGGAGCAGGAATCTCCTGAGGAAGATGTGAAGGAAGCACCTGCTGCAGAAGGACAAGAGTCTGTTCCAGCATCTGAGTCAGAGACGAAGGCCCAGGAACAAGAAGAACAAGCTGATGCTGAAGGTAAGGAACAGCCAGCTGAAGAGACCGAAGAGCAGACTGAAAAAGGTGAACAAGAGAAAGCAGCAGAAACGGATGAACCAGCCCAGGAGGAGCAACCTGAGCAGCCTGCACTCGTTCATGAAGCGATTACCAATGCCGATAGCAGCGAGGATCTTACTATCACTGCATCTATTGAAAACGGAAATGCAAATTCCGCAGTACTTACATATGTTACTGCTCCTGGAATGATCGAACGAAAGGTCGACATGACAGACAAAGGTGATGGCAATTGGGAAGCTGTCGTTCCGAAAGAGGTGCTATGGAGCCCGACGTTCCAATACAGCATTGATGTGGTTAGTGGAGATGCACCGCTCCGCTTTCCTGAAAGTGGATTTCAGAGCATACAAGTAGCAATTGCCGAGCCTGATCCGCAGACACAGCCGCCGGTCCTTATCACGGAAATCGTTCCAGACAGTGATAATATCAGCGGTGCTGATGCGTATGAATTCATCGAGGTTTATAACAACTCCGATCAATCGATGGATTTGAAGGATTATAAACTTTCCTATCAATATCCTGATGGAAGGCAGACAGATTGGGATATCGATCGATCTGTCACATTGGAGCCAAAGGGTAAGGTTGTCATCTGGATCAAGAATGGTGCGAACCAGTCACTTGGGCTAGCTGATTTTAACAGCCATTATCAGACTGATTTGACAGAAGACCAAATAATCGAAATTAACAATGATGGAATGGCAAATGGATCAGCTCGTACCATTGCATTCCAAACTGACAGCGGAGCACAGCTTGCAGCAGCAAGCTACAATGACTCAGAAGGAATCGATGATACGTTTCCAAATCAAGGAATCACGTACAAAGCTTCCGGTACCGCGCAAATGAAGAAGGTGGGATTGCAGCTGAACGCTTCACCTGGCGCTTTGATTGATGGACAAGTTCCAGCAGAAACCGTCAAGGTCGAAAAAGATGAAACAGCTCCGGAAATTAGTCATGAACCGGTGAAAACAGTTACCATTCCTGCACCGCTTCAAATTGAAGCTGCCATAAAGGAAGAGAATTTCATTCAGCATGTGACGCTTTATATCAAAAAAGAGGGAACGGATGAATTCGAGCAATATAGCATGCAGCACACAGGAGAACTATATAAAGCTGAAATTCCTACTGCTGAACTGGAAGCAGGAACGCTGGAATATTATATTGAAACATCCGATGGTTTCAACAGTTCCAAAACAGATACTTTTAAAGTGGAAGTGAAAAAGCCGGATACTGATTTTTCTGTGCTCCCTTCTTTATTAGTAACAGAATTGGTGCCCGATTCTTCTAATGTAAATGGAGCGGACGGATTTGAATTCATCGAAGTTTACAACAATACGACAGCTCCGGTCGATATGCAGGATTATGATTTGACGTATGTATATCCGGATACGAGAGTGACCGCTTGGAAGCCGGACGAAAGCCCAGTCATCCAGCCTGGGGAGACTGCTGTATTCTGGATTATCAACGGTTCCAATAATGATTTGACTGCTGATGATTTTAATAATAATTACAGCACGAATTTAACCCTCGGCGAAAACTTGTTCAAAGTACAGTCAGGCGGGATGGCAAATGGCGACCAGCGAGGAATCGGTGTAGCAACAAAGACTGGAAGTACAATTGCAATGGCAACGTATAACGAGGTGTCAGGCGTCAAAGACACTGTTGCCAATATGGGAATCAACTTCAAGTATCCGCTTGATGGCTCGACAAATATGTTGAAGCTGAATGCTGGTACCATACTGGGTACTCCTGGAACTGTCACTTCTGATCAAGTTCCCGGCGAACCTATTCAAGTGGAAGAAGATAGCGTAGCACCAGAAGTGAAGGATCTGACGGACAAAGATACCATCAATCAAACAGAAGATCTGCAGATCTTTGCTGAAGCTTCTGATGATAAAGCTGTCAAACGTGTATCCGTATTCTATCGTACTGATGACACCACAGATTATAAGAGAGTTGATTTAACCAAAAACGAACAGACAGGCTACTACCATCATACGGTTTACACACCAGAGCTGATTGCAAAGGACTATGTGGAATATTACGTGGCTGCAACAGATGGTTTCAATGAAACAAAAACAGAACCAAAGCGTGTCAGTATTGAACGCGATCAAAAAGAATCCAGCCCGCGTTTGAATGTGGAGGAAGGACAGCTCATTTCTGGAACATATAAGCTAAAAGCGACTTCTGATAACGCAGATCAAGAAACAGCATTGCTGATTGACGGAAAAGAAGTTGAGCAGACAAACAAAGCATTGGAAACAGAAGCTTATTTCGCATTTGATGTGAATGGAATCAATACGTATTTCCAAAATGCAGTTGTACAAGATGGGGAAGTGCTGCGTATATTCGATGACTGGATCGATACGTACACGACAATTACTGTTCCCGTTGACCCGGATACGCTGAAGGAAGGAAAGAATACAATCAGTATCCATGCCGGAAACAAAGCCTCTCCGTTCCAGCTTGAATCTCCGGAAAACCGGGATGACTTTGATGCGAAGAATGTCCGTCTTGTTTTAGGAGATGGAACTGTCTTGTATGATCCGGCGTTTGCAGATCCAAATCAAGTAATTGATATTGGAGATAACGGTAATTATCGTCCGGTTCAAGACTTTACTTTCACCATCCAGCCCGATAAATTCCAGGCAAATGCATATGAATGGGATACGACGAAAACAGAAGATGGTACACACACGATTGAAGCTAAGGATGGAGAAGCATCTGACAAAGTTTCCGTGACTGTTGACAATACTGTGCCAGTCATTGAAACAGCAATGGAAGATGGGAAATCGTACAAAGGACCATTCACGATTGATGCCAGTGCAGAAGATGCTTTGAGCGGTCTTGATAGGCTTACTGCAGAACTTGATGGAGAAGAAATTCAGCTTCCTTATGAGACTTCTTCTGCAGCCTTAGCTGCTGGCGATCATCAGCTTCTGCTGCGTGCAGTTGATAAAGCTGGAAATGAAGAGGTTCGTACAATTAATTTCTCTACTCCTGAAGAGCAGCCTGCAGCTCCAGAATTGATCAAACCGGAAGATGAAGCGGGTAATGTCGGGAAAAATCCGGAGCTTGAAGTCAAAGTGACAGATCCTACCGGAGATGATATGGACGTTACTTTCTATCAAGGACATAAATATAAAGTCAGCCAAGATAGTGAAATCAAAGCGTACAAGAATGCAGCCGATTACGAGCCGCCATCTGACTACGCGCCAGACGGGGAAGAAGCATTCAGCAGCGAGGATATCGATAAGGTTGCGGATGTAGATGACAAGTATTTAATTAACGACAGTGAGACGCAGTTCCCTTACCATCGATTTGAGGTTCCTGTTTCCAAGGATGTTGACGAAAAGAATGTCGTCGAAGTCAATTGGAGCGGTAATTCCCTGCCAGGACGCAAGGTTTCCATGTATGCGTGGAATCATCAGGAAGAAGATTGGCAGCTGATTGATTATAAAGTAGCAGGAGATGAGGACTTCGATTTGCAAGGATCCGTAAATGTCGATGCCTTTGTAAAAGACTACAAGATCAATGTCCTGATTCAAGATGAAATTGCAATTGAAGATGAAGATTATGATTATAGTTTCGTCTGGATGTCTGATACGCAGTATTATTCCGAGAGTTATCCGCATATTTACAACGAACAAGTGAATTGGATAGCGGAAAACAAAGACAAACTTAATATTGATTATGTAATGCATACTGGTGATTTGGTGAACTTCTCAGATCAGGAATATCAATGGGAAGTCGCAGATAAGGCGATGCAAGTATTGGATGACGCAGGGGTTCCTTACGGCGTCTTGGCCGGGAACCATGATGTGGAGCAGAAGAGTAATGACTATACAGATTACTACCGTTATTTCGGAGAGGATCGTTTCAAAGATAAACCTTGGTACGGCGGTTCTTATAAGAATAACAGAGGACATTATGATCTGATCTCCTCTAATGGCAATGACTATATTATGGTCTATCTTGGCTGGGGCATAGATGATGAAGGTATTGCATGGGCGGATGAGGTTCTTAAAGCACATCCGGATCGGAAGGCGATTCTGAACTTCCATGAATATTTGCTGTCATCTGGTAACCGTCATCCAGTGGGTGAAAAGCTCTATCAGGAGCTTGTTCTGGATAATGAAAATGTGTTCGCTGTCCTATGTGGCCACTATCATGCTGCAGACATGCTCGTGGATGAAATTGATGACGATGGCGATGGTGTAACCGATCGCAAAGTCTATCAAATGCTTGCCGATTACCAGGCAGGTCCTGAAGGCGGTCAAGGTTACATGCGCATCTTGCTCTTTGATGCAGAAACAGATCAAATCAAAGTAAAAACATACTCTCCATATATGGATGATTACAACTATTATGATGAGGATGAATTCCCGGGAACGGACGAGTTCTCTATCGGGCTTGAATTGGATGCTCAAAAGAAACGTGTAGCTACTAACTATGTAGAAGTGAATGTATTCGGCACGAAGGAAATAGGGAAAGCGGAAGATGTTAAAAGCGGAGAAACTGCTTCTGTTACATGGGATGGATTGACCTCTGACCATGAATATGCCTGGTATGCTGTCGCAGAGGATGCGCATGGCGGGAAGACGAAGTCCGATATTTGGACGTTCACTACTGGCGGGGGAGCGCCTGCCCCTGGAGACAATGGGAACGAACCGCCTGCAGAAAATCCACCAGGAGATGATGGAGACAGCGGGCAAGAAGATCCGATAATCGGCGGTGGAGAGAATCCACCTGAAGATACCGGAGAGAAACCTGATGGGAACAGTCAAAATGGAAATACGAATCTACCAGTGAATCAAACACAGCCTTCGGGTGACAATACAGCGAAGAATGTATCGCCTGTACCTGCAGATTCTAAAAAAGGGACACCATTCGGCGGGATTCTCCCTGATACTGCAAGTCAGCTGTTTAATTATTTGTTGGCTGGTGCTGCACTGCTTCTATTAGGCGGAACCTTGTATTGGTTTAATAAAAGAAGAACAGCAAATAAATAA
- a CDS encoding 2-oxoglutarate dehydrogenase E1 component: protein MGQKESSERFWENFHGPNMGYVEEQYDNYRQDPESVEASLKELFDTYGEPRVMRRQGEDAPSTGMSEASIKKITAAIQLVEAIRRYGHLEADIYPVGGEHTETAVLTKMEDFQLTESDLRDIPASFVWEEAPNDVHTALEAVQLLKERYAGTTSFEYDHVGNHEERKWLQDQIETASYIPGWSEADKKEILKRLTDVEGFESFLARTFVGQKRFSIEGLEAMVPMLDSIIKEACLADTDEVMLGMAHRGRLSVLAHVLGKPFDLIFSEFNHTGEKELLPSEGSRGLHGGWTGDVKYHFGAVAEHHEGQEKHTTITLANNPSHLEFVNPIVEGFTRAAQDNTSQAGYPDQDPSKALSILIHGDAAFIGEGVVAETLNLGDLPGYTTAGSVHIIANNQVGFTTNRRDGRSTRYASDLAKGFEIPIVHVNADDPLACVAAASLAFRYRQRFHKSILIDLVGYRRYGHNEMDEPRSTQPILYQDIDAHDTVAKIFSAKLEEEKVITGEEGYDSLSAQVGEHLKDIFQNMKEEDAKEKLPKPEPEALKCDLPDIQTSVPADTLFSLNRQLQKRPEGFQVFKKLIKIISKRHQAFEEEGKADWAVGEILAYASILQEGTPIRLTGQDSERGTFAHRHAVLHDVETDATYSPLHGLDEAKSFALHNSPLSEAGVIGFEYGYSVHNPNAFVLWEAQFGDFANTGQVLFDQFIAAGRAKWGEKSNMAILLPHGYEGQGPEHSSGRVERFLQLAAENNLIIANVTSSAQLFHLLRRQAKLGGREEARPLVLMTPKSLMRSARLASKLEEFTEGSFSSLRVQPNNEATSETAKTLVLGSGKVMVDLEEAMEKEAGAFEELHIVRIEQLYPFPSQKIKQILEDYPSIKEVRWVQEEPRNMGAWTFVRERIESILSEGQTLEYIGRPDRASPAVGKPAVHKTEQKQIINQALKLSKGGVSV from the coding sequence GTGGGACAAAAGGAATCTAGCGAAAGATTCTGGGAGAACTTCCATGGACCGAATATGGGTTATGTGGAGGAGCAATACGACAATTACAGGCAAGATCCGGAATCAGTGGAAGCATCATTGAAGGAACTATTCGATACGTATGGAGAGCCGAGGGTGATGCGGCGTCAAGGGGAAGACGCGCCATCAACAGGAATGTCCGAAGCATCCATAAAGAAAATCACTGCGGCAATTCAGCTTGTAGAAGCAATTCGCCGCTATGGGCATCTGGAAGCAGATATCTACCCAGTAGGCGGAGAGCATACGGAAACTGCGGTACTGACCAAGATGGAGGATTTTCAGCTAACAGAATCTGATTTACGGGATATACCGGCAAGCTTTGTCTGGGAAGAGGCTCCGAATGATGTACATACGGCTTTGGAAGCCGTTCAGCTACTGAAGGAAAGGTATGCAGGCACTACTTCCTTCGAGTATGATCATGTCGGCAACCATGAAGAGCGCAAATGGCTTCAGGATCAGATTGAGACTGCATCCTATATTCCAGGGTGGAGTGAAGCCGATAAAAAAGAAATTTTGAAACGGCTTACAGACGTGGAAGGCTTCGAATCCTTCCTGGCGCGTACTTTCGTCGGTCAGAAACGTTTCTCCATCGAAGGTCTTGAAGCGATGGTTCCAATGCTGGATTCTATCATAAAAGAAGCGTGTCTCGCTGATACTGATGAAGTGATGCTTGGCATGGCGCATAGAGGAAGGCTATCTGTACTAGCACATGTATTAGGCAAGCCTTTCGATCTTATCTTCTCTGAATTCAATCACACAGGTGAGAAAGAGTTGCTTCCTTCAGAAGGTTCAAGAGGCCTGCATGGCGGCTGGACTGGTGATGTAAAATACCATTTCGGTGCTGTAGCGGAACACCATGAAGGTCAGGAAAAGCATACAACTATTACATTGGCTAACAACCCCTCCCACTTGGAATTTGTCAATCCGATCGTAGAAGGATTTACAAGAGCGGCCCAGGACAATACATCACAAGCAGGGTATCCGGATCAGGATCCGTCGAAAGCGCTTAGTATCCTTATCCATGGTGATGCTGCTTTCATTGGGGAAGGTGTTGTAGCTGAAACGCTTAACCTAGGGGATTTACCGGGATATACGACTGCTGGTTCGGTGCATATTATCGCAAACAACCAGGTTGGCTTCACAACAAATCGCCGCGATGGACGTTCTACCCGATACGCAAGTGATTTAGCGAAGGGTTTTGAAATTCCAATCGTTCATGTGAACGCTGACGACCCGCTTGCATGCGTGGCAGCAGCATCGCTTGCTTTCCGTTACCGCCAGCGTTTCCATAAGAGTATTCTGATTGATCTTGTAGGTTACCGTCGTTATGGTCATAACGAGATGGATGAGCCGCGTTCCACACAGCCGATCCTTTATCAGGATATCGATGCGCATGATACGGTGGCTAAAATCTTCTCTGCGAAACTGGAAGAAGAGAAAGTCATCACAGGAGAAGAAGGCTACGACTCTCTTAGTGCGCAAGTCGGTGAACATTTGAAGGATATCTTCCAGAATATGAAGGAAGAAGATGCGAAGGAAAAGCTGCCGAAACCAGAACCGGAAGCTTTGAAATGTGATCTGCCTGATATCCAAACTAGTGTCCCAGCAGATACTTTGTTCTCCCTTAATAGACAGCTACAGAAGAGACCGGAAGGATTCCAAGTCTTCAAGAAGTTGATAAAGATTATTTCTAAACGGCATCAGGCTTTCGAGGAAGAGGGGAAAGCAGACTGGGCTGTCGGTGAGATTCTGGCATATGCCAGCATTTTACAGGAAGGCACACCAATACGTCTGACTGGTCAGGATTCAGAACGGGGCACATTTGCCCACCGGCACGCGGTGCTGCACGATGTTGAAACAGATGCAACCTATTCTCCGCTGCATGGCTTGGATGAAGCAAAATCATTTGCCCTTCATAATAGTCCGCTGTCAGAGGCAGGCGTTATCGGCTTCGAATATGGCTATAGCGTACACAATCCGAATGCTTTTGTTCTTTGGGAAGCGCAATTCGGAGACTTTGCCAATACAGGACAGGTCCTATTCGATCAGTTTATCGCGGCTGGCCGTGCAAAATGGGGCGAAAAGTCCAATATGGCTATACTGCTGCCGCATGGATACGAAGGACAAGGACCGGAGCATTCCAGCGGCCGGGTAGAAAGATTCCTTCAGCTGGCAGCAGAGAATAATTTGATTATAGCGAATGTGACAAGTTCCGCTCAGCTGTTTCACCTGCTTCGCCGACAAGCGAAACTAGGGGGAAGAGAAGAGGCTCGACCTCTTGTGCTAATGACGCCGAAAAGCTTGATGCGAAGTGCTCGTCTGGCAAGTAAGCTGGAAGAATTCACTGAAGGAAGCTTTTCGTCGCTGCGTGTTCAGCCTAATAACGAGGCGACATCTGAAACAGCTAAAACACTTGTATTAGGAAGCGGAAAAGTGATGGTGGATCTGGAAGAAGCGATGGAAAAAGAAGCGGGTGCATTTGAAGAGCTTCATATCGTCCGTATAGAGCAGCTTTATCCATTCCCTTCCCAGAAAATCAAGCAAATTCTTGAAGACTACCCTTCTATCAAAGAAGTGAGATGGGTTCAGGAAGAACCGCGTAATATGGGAGCCTGGACATTCGTCCGCGAAAGAATTGAATCAATTCTTTCAGAAGGTCAAACACTTGAATATATCGGCCGTCCGGATCGTGCATCACCTGCAGTAGGAAAGCCTGCTGTACACAAAACAGAACAAAAGCAGATCATCAATCAAGCCTTAAAGCTGTCCAAGGGAGGAGTTAGCGTATGA
- the odhB gene encoding 2-oxoglutarate dehydrogenase complex dihydrolipoyllysine-residue succinyltransferase: MKELKVPELAESITEGTISEWLVNPGDHVEKGDPVLELETDKVNVEVNAEYSGVVKELLKEAGDDVEVGDIIATVDENGEADGEADTSAAEETKAEAAAVAEAPAEEKKEETKVKAAEPAASNKNTLATPAARKRARELGISLDEISARDPFGRVRPEDVEEAAKPKEKPAKQAKDDKQKQSAKTEFEKPVERIKMTRRRQTIASRLVEAQHTSAMLTTFNEVDMTAVMQLRSERKDKFLEKHDVKLGFMSFFTKAVVGALKEFPYINAEIQGNEIVLKKFYDVGIAVSTDDGLVVPVVRDADRLDFAGIESEISRLGKKARNKELSLDELNGGSFTITNGGIFGSLVSTPILNTPQVGILGMHTIQKRPIAMPDDTIQIRPMMYLALSYDHRIVDGKDAVQFLVRIKQLLEDPYDLLLEG, from the coding sequence ATGAAGGAACTGAAAGTACCAGAGCTGGCAGAATCAATTACAGAGGGAACGATTTCCGAGTGGTTAGTAAATCCAGGTGACCATGTTGAAAAAGGGGATCCGGTTCTCGAATTGGAAACAGATAAGGTAAATGTGGAAGTCAACGCGGAATATAGCGGTGTGGTAAAGGAACTGCTGAAGGAAGCAGGCGATGATGTAGAAGTAGGCGATATCATTGCTACAGTTGACGAGAATGGCGAAGCTGACGGTGAGGCAGACACATCTGCAGCAGAAGAGACGAAAGCAGAAGCGGCAGCTGTAGCAGAAGCTCCAGCTGAAGAGAAGAAGGAAGAGACAAAAGTCAAAGCAGCTGAACCCGCTGCATCCAATAAAAATACGCTGGCAACTCCGGCTGCTCGTAAACGTGCTCGTGAGTTAGGTATTAGCCTGGATGAGATTTCAGCACGTGATCCATTTGGCAGAGTTCGTCCGGAAGATGTCGAGGAAGCAGCGAAACCGAAAGAAAAACCTGCCAAGCAGGCAAAAGATGATAAACAAAAACAATCGGCAAAGACAGAATTCGAGAAACCTGTCGAGCGGATAAAAATGACTCGCCGTCGTCAAACGATTGCGAGCAGGCTGGTGGAAGCACAGCACACGTCGGCAATGCTGACTACTTTCAATGAAGTCGATATGACAGCAGTTATGCAGCTTCGCAGTGAACGTAAGGATAAATTCCTCGAAAAACATGATGTGAAGCTTGGGTTTATGTCCTTCTTTACGAAAGCAGTTGTCGGAGCATTGAAGGAATTCCCTTATATCAATGCAGAGATTCAGGGTAATGAAATCGTTCTGAAGAAATTCTACGATGTTGGTATCGCTGTATCTACTGACGATGGACTTGTCGTTCCAGTTGTGCGGGATGCAGATCGACTAGACTTTGCTGGCATTGAAAGCGAGATCTCCCGACTAGGTAAGAAAGCCCGTAACAAAGAGCTTAGCTTGGATGAACTGAACGGAGGTTCATTCACTATCACAAACGGTGGTATTTTCGGATCACTCGTTTCCACACCGATTTTGAACACACCGCAAGTAGGTATCCTGGGAATGCATACGATCCAAAAACGTCCAATCGCGATGCCGGATGATACAATCCAGATACGCCCGATGATGTACCTTGCATTATCTTACGATCATCGTATCGTCGATGGAAAAGATGCGGTACAGTTCCTTGTGCGTATCAAGCAATTGCTGGAAGATCCATACGATCTCCTTTTGGAAGGTTAA